TGTACCGTATTAACCCCTAATGTCCCCGCTGACTCCTCGCCCATCAACATCGCATTGAGCGAGCGATATTGGGCCATTAAGACGATGAGACAGATGACGACAATCATTGTTGGGATCGTCAGGTACTCCCATTTCCCACCAGCCAAACTACCACTTAACCAAAACAGGACCGTCCCAATTCCATGCTCATTTGGCGCTGAAAAAACAAGGAGACTAGTAATGGCCGACAAGATCGCAGATATCGCAATTCCGGCCATGAGCAGGCGTACCGTCGAGTTTTGTCCTCCGATACGGGATAGCGTAAAAATGAGAATGATTGACACAAGGGAGCCTGTAAAAGCGCCAAAGGATAGCGCATACTGCCCGTACATGCTGAATGCTCCGAATATAATCACCGAGGTAGCTCCAACCGAAGCACCTGAAGATACACCTAACACATACGGGTCAGCCAGGGAGTTGCGAACCAACGACTGGATCGCTACTCCCACGACAGATAGACCTGCTCCGACGATCGCCCCCAAAAGTACACGCGGAAAGCGAATATCCCAAATAATCGTTTGCTCCCCTTTGGACCAATCCATCTCAATCCATTGGGTCAATATCGGAATTTTTGATAAGGCGATTTTCCATACCGTTGTCGGCTTAATCTCCACTGATCCCAAGGTAACTGCGAACGTAATGGAGAGGAAGAGTCCGACCAGTAGAGTAATGATGATATAAGGTAACTTGATCTGTTGCAGTGCTATTCCCTCCCTTAAAAGGGGTGTACTCTATTTGAATTTATCCGGGTAGAGTCCTTCCGCCAAAATTTTTAGCGCAATCGGTGCTCGAACGCCTTCAGAAGCCGCAGACAATGGCAATACCATTAGTCGTTGATTTTTAATCGCCGGGATATCCGCCAGTTCTTTTTTTGTCAAAAGGAAATTACGTTTTTGCTCAACGGTTCTATCACCGTAGTCTACGATAATAATCACGTCTGGATTGCGACTCACTACTTGTTCCCAACTAACCTCTGCCCAACCCT
This genomic stretch from Brevibacillus sp. DP1.3A harbors:
- a CDS encoding iron ABC transporter permease; the encoded protein is MVGLFLSITFAVTLGSVEIKPTTVWKIALSKIPILTQWIEMDWSKGEQTIIWDIRFPRVLLGAIVGAGLSVVGVAIQSLVRNSLADPYVLGVSSGASVGATSVIIFGAFSMYGQYALSFGAFTGSLVSIILIFTLSRIGGQNSTVRLLMAGIAISAILSAITSLLVFSAPNEHGIGTVLFWLSGSLAGGKWEYLTIPTMIVVICLIVLMAQYRSLNAMLMGEESAGTLGVNTVQFRKLLLVITALLTGVIVSIAGSIGFVGLMMPHIVRVMVGSDHRRVLPVSALFGAIFLIWVDVVARLAFAPEELPIGILTALCGGPFFIWLMLRSSYSFGGSGR